The following proteins come from a genomic window of Mustelus asterias chromosome 1, sMusAst1.hap1.1, whole genome shotgun sequence:
- the nansa gene encoding N-acetylneuraminic acid synthase a → MDEMAVEFLHELNVPFFKVGSGDTNNFLYLEKAAKKGRPMVISSGMQSMQTMREVYKTVKPINPKFCFLQCTSAYPLEPEDTHLRIITEYKKEFPDIPIGYSGHETGIAISIAAVAMGAKVLERHVTMDKTWKGSDHQASLEPNELQELVRSIRTVEKAFGSSIKCLLPCEMACQNKLGKSVVAKETIPVGTKLTLAMMTVKVAEPKGIEPDDIFKLVGKQVKIHIDADEAITADMIES, encoded by the exons ATGGCAGTTGAATTTCTTCATGAACTGAATGTACCTTTTTTCAAAGTTGGTTCTGGGGACACTAATAACTTTCTATATTTGGAAAAGGCTGCCAAGAAAG GTCGACCAATGGTGATCTCCAGTGGAATGCAGAGCATGCAAACAATGAGAGAAGTTTACAAAACTGTCAAACCCATCAATCCAAAGTTTTGCTTCCTCCAGTGCACCAGTGCATACCCACTGGAACCTGAAGACACTCATCTACGTATCATCACG GAATACAAAAAGGAATTCCCAGATATTCCTATTGGATACTCTGGCCATGAAACTGGAATTGCTATAAGCATAGCAGCAGTGGCAATGGGAGCTAAAGTTTTGGAACGACATGTGACCATGGACAAAACCTGGAAGGGCAGTGACCACCAAGCTTCCCTGGAGCCCAATGAGCTCCAAGAACTGGTTCGCTCAATCCGTACTGTAGAAAAAGCTTTTGGATCTTCCATCAAATGCCTGCTGCCGTGCGAGATGGCCTGCCAGAACAAG CTGGGAAAATCAGTAGTAGCCAAAGAGACTATTCCAGTAGGAACAAAACTGACCCTGGCCATGATGACTGTGAAGGTGGCAGAACCCAAAGGTATTGAACCAGACGACATCTTTAAACTGGTGGGGAAGCAAGTTAAAATCCACATAGATGCAGATGAAGCAATCACAGCTGACATGATTGAAAGTTAA